ACTGACTTAGGCCACTTTGGAGCAGCTTTTGGAGCAGGCAAAATTGcgttttggagcagcaaaactaGCTTTTGGAGCAGGTGGTAATTGAAGTAATCTCAAAGACATGCACTGTATTCATAATAGACAGCCAATAAAAAAGCAATGTTCTGCATGAATTTCAAGCACAATAAAGAATTAAAAGAACCCGGAATTATGATTATTACCATCATCTAACCTAACTGCAATTAGTAAACAAAAAATGATGATAAAGAAACACTGAGTCACAGAACTTTATTACAAGTGACTAGGAAACATATCGCAGATGAGCTTGTACATAAATATCACAGAAACAGCTCAGTGAACATGATATAGAAACATGGCATCATTAAGAAACTGACTAAAGACAAAATGATTACAACAGGAGTTTCTGCATACTTGTACACCAAAGATCACAGAAATGGCCTGTTAAATATCGCAGCAAATTTTTCTGGAGTAAAAAATAGCATGATCCTCAGCAACAACTGGAATAAGCTTTTCAGAAAGTAAGATGACTCCCGCATAGCAGCATGGCTAATGATCAACTACAAAAGCATCGACGTACAACACACAGTACACTGGTATACCAATCAGGGGTACCATCCAAACACATGGCTACTCAATGTGAATACACagcattaaaaaaacaaatgtaaaatGATTACCGAAAAACTTTTTCGGAGCTCCAATGAACTAgtgtaaaaagaaaagaacaaaagaaaactgTCACAAGCACAAAAAAGATAATAGCAATGTAAAAAATTATCAGAAGTGCACAGAAAGATCAATTGCGGGCaggcttttttttacttcaagccATTTTTTGAATGGCCATCTCAAGTCGAGATTTCTCTGAAGCTAAAAGAGAATTTCCACTCTCAACTTCGGCAAAGTCCTTTGTTTTAAGACCATGGGCAATCAGAAGTTCAGCATTTGTGAGCATCTTCTTAGCAGTCTCCACTTCCTTTTGAAGATCTTGACCTTCACTGTTTGGGCCTGCTTCAGGCTCCTCACGTGGCCGCTTAGCTGACTATTCTTTCTCCAAGGCAAGGCGTTCAGAGTACCTCTTCTTTGAATTTCTCACCACCTTGAGAACCTCAGGTGTAATAGTGAAGCTACTGGGGTCAGAGTCAAAGCGCTTACCATAGGACACAACATGGCGAATGCCATTGATGCTCTCTAGTGTCAGCCGAGCCCTGTCCTGCAGTAACCTGCGATTTTCGCTGAAACCCCTTTCTACATCAGCATTGCCGTGGGGGATGCTAATCAAGGCCTTCACAAGTTTACTAAGAAGTGGGTACTTGGTTGTTCCATCACACTTCTTCAAGTCAAAGGCAGCTCGCCTATATTCATCAATGTTCTCGGTGCTTTCAAGTGTATCCAGCTGGAAAACAGTGTACTCATCTATCAGCATCGAAATTTCACCAGGCTGTATCACTTGAGGCAACTTCATAGCCAGGCACCTTAGCTCAGACCCTGATAATTCTTCCCTGTCATTTGGAGAGAGGCATCGCAGGCTCCGGAGTGTCATGTTTTGAAATGGCAGTCTTGACAGCAGGTAGTCAGTGGCCTTTAGGTTGAAATTTCGAGCACCCAATCGAAATGCCCTTTTCTCAGCTGGATCCCAGTTTGACATTGCTGCCTCTGTGTCTGCCCCTACCTCCACAGAGGCCTTCCAGATTGCGGGTGAATTAATGTCCAAACATGGCAAATCTTTCCCATTTACCAAACGGTACGCTTCAGATCTGACAAAGCGGCCAAGAAGCTTCTGCACAAGAACCACCATCTCCTCATACAGACGATGCACCAGCGGTTCACTTTCCTGAAAAACGGATAGGAATGACATGAAAATTTCGGAAACGTTTCTAATAAATAGAAGTTTCGCGAACAGAGTTTTGTCAGAGAATGCCCTCCTCAAGCGCTCACGCATTTGGCCTGCACGGCAGCTGGTTGAATCTGATAACACGATGGATTTCACAGCCAGGAATTGCTCAGTTAAGCGCTCCACAGCCGGTCCCAGTGAGCCATCTCGAGTTGACATAACGCAAAAACACATTTTCTGACAGATTAAAAGCTACCTGCTCTGCCTTCAACAATTCATTCTGAGCCGAAGAATTCTTAAGAAAGTAATAAACATCGACCACAGCAGCCTCGACATTCGAGCCAAAGGCACTCAAGCCGCGGGCAAATGAGTTGTGCACTTTGTGCAAGCAGCACTCTCCTACGTCTATGATGTCACGGTACGCTTCCTGCATATTTTTTTCTGAAGCTTTTCATTACATTAGGGCCATCTGTAGAAAAGCAAATGATATTTTTCTGCGGCAGGTCCATCATTGCTCTCCGCACTTCACTAGCCAAAATTtctgaagtcgcagagcccagccgGAAAGACTGTAGGTGTTCCACAACAACTCGCTGCATTTTATTAGAGAAAtacctaactacaacatcaagTTGTTGGCACCTCTGTTCAGGAAGAGGGGTCTCGTCAATGCTAACAGAAAAAAACACATCCGGCTTGTTCAGCTCGTCAAGCACAAGTTTCTTGAAATACGGCCCGAGGCCATCACTAACTATGTAGGATGCCTTGAACCTCTTACAACTAAACTGCTTCGCTGTTTCGGAATCTCCAAACATCCTTGGGAAACAAGGCAGTCGCTGCGTCAGCCCACGAGTATGGGATGCCCTTGAGAGTCATGCCAAGCACAAACAGAGTTTCTGCGTTTGTCACGCGGTCACACTGCAAAACGTTCCCTGGACTACCGAATTTCAAAGTCGGCTGGATTGTTTTCGGCCGCTGCAGCACACCTGAAGCGTCTCGATGACGACTGGTAGCATCAATATGCCGTTTCATGGTTGCATGTCGCTTGACTGCTGTTACGCCATGTTGCCTACAGTTGATACTTTGATTACAAAAAACACAAAATGCAGTTACTTCGTCCGCTTGACGACATCATATTGATATTTTGTCTCCATTTTCATCACTCTCGTGAAGAACGTCCGCGTTGAACTTTGTGCAACAGCCTGcacaacagagaaagaaaaaaaatgttttcatttttgcATAATAGCAGATTTACAGCAGGCAAACTAAAATTGCTTGTTACTACGAAAATGCTATCAAAATTCGAGAGCGATTCGACAGCTATCAGGCGAGCGCCAACCAAAAACACCAGCAGCGGGACGGACTACTATAAATACTGAGGAGACTTTGAATAGCATACGCGAACCTTTGTGTTTGCATTCgttgccactgcgcatgcgccataCCCCTCTTGAAGACCGACGTTAAGTGCCGGATTAGCGGGTGACCACGCTGAACACTAACTTAGCGTACGCTATTTTACAACACAAAGCTAGACTCTGCCACGCGTTGCACATGCAAGTTTTTTTTGCTGATGTCAGCACTGTCACGATATAAAGCGATAGGCCGCTGATACCAGTGTTATTGTTAAAGACAGCGGGCCGGGATTTCCGGCAACAAACATGCAGCACCTTCACGACACGACCAAAGCGCCTCCGATAACGCCAAGCTCGCCCATTAAAATCCGAGAGTAAAATTGCTCGAGTGCGTGCTTTACCACCATTACAACAGTAATATACAGTAAATCAGCCATCAGTTAGTCTTGTCAAGGTAAAAAAAGCCGCTCCATCATTTGTTATGCCTAAACATCATCTGCTATGCCTAAACGTGCTCATGAAATGATATTCTTATCGACATGCAGTGGAACGCGTATCAAATGCGCAAAACACAGGGAAAATACACAAACCTTTCAGCTTTGAAAACGCCATCGCCAAGGGCAGTCGACGAGGCTTTCCACCCAGTCCCGCGCACGAACTCAAGTTCACGTTCACGCACCTAGCACCTCAATGGACTGAAGCAGCATGCACGACCGCCAGTTACCGCAACAAGGCCACAGTGCTAGAACACTGTACAAACGACGACCTCCTTTATGGTCGTGGTACAAACACTGTAACAAGGCCAGAGAACCGACAAAGCCGAGTATGGTTTGGCTTGGCTCGGATTGCATGCCGTACACTTTTTGAGGAAATGTAGCAGGTTGTAGCAGCCAGGGCACATTGGCGCAGtctggcgcaattggcgcagcgCTAGCATCACTGTGTTAGACGCGTAGTCGACAGGCAGCGTTTTCACGGCCTTCAAACATCTAGGCTTAGCAGCTTTGCCTATCGCTCAGTGCCCGTCATGTTCCCCGCTATCAGCACCgacactctttttttctttctttgctacGCTTCCCTCCGGCACAGTCATCGTCCTTAAAGGTCAGCTTCTTCTCGGGCAACATTCTGTAAAAAAGTGTTGTCTCGTCGGCATCGAAGGTATCTTCCAGCCGATATACTCCCAAGTATTTGTGAAGCTGATTTTCCCTCCACGTATAACATGTTTCAGCGATGACGGCAGCCTTTTCCCCGTTAACGTTTTTAAACACCATATCGTGGCGCTGCTTGAACCGTGTGAGCCACCCATCGGATGAAGCAAAGTTCTCGATGCCTAGCATAATCGCAAGCGATGACGCTTTCGCTGCAACGATATCGCCGCTGAGAGGAAGACTGTTGCTTCGAGTCTCCCGAATCCAGATGAGCAGCGCTTGCTCTAACTCCGGGTGGGCGCCGGTGCGCATTTTCTTGCGAGACATCTTAACTGGTCATTTTCGAATGCGTCCAGTACCGAGCGCTTGTTCTTTAGGATGTTAGACAGGGTATTAGGCTTGATGCCGTATTTCTGCGCAATATCTTGCTTGGCCGTGCCTCCTTGTTCACCCTCTTTCAAAATTTTGACTTTCGTCGCCAAGTCAAGCGTTTGATAAGGCCCGCGAGTTGCCATAGTAAATGCACGTGGAGCTTCGTCGCACGTGGAAACGCCGAGTCTGCACACCACCGTAACGAGATCAACAatgaggcccgcgtctctcataatcatatggtggttttgggacgttaaaccccacaaatcaatcaatcaacaatgagGCCCGAAACAGGAACTGCCAGAGCAGCCGCTTGGCGATCTGGGGCGCTGCATGCAGCTGCGATGCCATCAGCTGACGCTTTGAGCTGCGGTGCTGTGGTCAACTGCGATGCCCTTGGGTGCCGGTCGGACACACATTGTTGTTTAGCACTTCGAAAATAGGAAATTTAACAAACATTACGATTTCCTCCAGGAATCTGATTGAAAATAAATTCGAATTAACCGAAATTTCAGACCTCTAGCTTCCAATTACCAAGAATTTCTTCCTGTTGAACTGCATGCATAACTGACGGGACTCCCTTTCCACTTCCAATTAACCGATAATTCCAATTAAACGACTTCAAATTATCGAGAGTCGACTGTACAGTAAAACCACCttaattcgaagtcactgggaCCGTGAGAAATCTTTGAATTAAGCATTTTTTAATTAACAGAACATTCAAAACGTGGAATGCATTGAACGAAATCATTCAAATGGATCAGAGCTAGTCATTTGCTGTGCCGGGTAGTTTCTGGCTCTAAGGGTCATGTTTTCCAGTAATAACTGGTCACAGTTTTGCCTCAAACAAGGAGGGATTCCGGGCCTAACTGCTGTCatcgcaaagaaacaaaaaaataaaatgaccAACTAAAATTCGTGCTTGcgaaaaacaagacatcttctgcaacacagtagtgacatgcaggcagcatgtcgcctgcttCTCGCTGCGTTAGCACGTCATGATGTGACCATTCGCCCATTTTTTCTCGTAAAACAATGAATTTAATGATCGACAGTGTAACAAAATTCGGAATAATTTTTCGCTGGAAAACAATACTATTGAAGCTTTCGACGAGAGTTTTCAAAGTAGGTGCTGCAGGCAGGAACTCCGCCAGCTGTGCAAGTGCGCGAATTGCTGGAGCAACGGGCACTCGGCAGTTCTTATACATCGCTGATTTCTCCAGACTGttttttattaatttctttaaattccgagaaaaaataaataaatcgggATGCGCTGACGTTGCGAGAAGCGTGCGACATGCTGCCTGCACGTCACTAGTGTACTGCAGTGAAGCATGTCGTGTTTTCAACAAGCGCATATATTAATTGATCACGAGACCGTTATTTTttatataattttattttttatgctgGAAGTAGCAAGGCAGGGGTGCTTCAGTTAccactcattagtatcgctaAAGTACATTGCCTTGTGGCTTTTAAGGTCCATCGTTTCCTCGGATTTGCGGCGAAAACAGGATCGGAAATGGGCACACTGCAGCCAAAGTGTTCGAATTAACCAGACTTGTGCTGAACGCTGCTTGAAATTATCCGCTAAAACTTGTATTGCAAAATGTGGGACTGTGGAAATACTTTGAATTAAGCAGGATTTCGAAATAACAGAGTTCGAATTCACTAGGTTTTACTCTATTGGTGTTATCATCATCACATACTTGCGAAGTCTCCCGCATTGTCAGGGAGACTCCTGGATTGCGACCGTTTCATCCGTGTGTAGGGTTGCCTTGAAAATCTCCCAAAAATCAAAATGTGTGTGtgagatctggccgcattgacaaataTGCAGGCCAGTCTGTTACAGGCTTTTTGCGAGCCCACCGCATTATAAACAAATTtgagaggcgttcatctaaaaCTTGCAGTAGATTCTCAGTAATGCGAAACTACGACATACGAATTTGTGAAATTCTCCAGTCAAATTAATATGTCTTTTGGGCCGAAATTAGAATTTTCTGAACACTTTTTTTAATCACGGCGTGTGATATGAATTTCATTATCGAAATTGTCGAACAAAGGCAGATCCAGGACAGCGTGCTCCAAGCTTCAAAAGTACGCGGGTGACCAGTGTAGGCACTGTCTTCTGCAGTGCGTGTGCTGTTTgtccagtcaaagcaacgctgctttccgcaagCTCTGTGGAGAAAACCACGGCAGTTGCGAccatagatagcataaaacaaCTTAGTTAGTTTTGATGGCACGtggattgaaaacaaaactactGTTTGTCGCAGACCGCCACGCACACCACGGTCGCGGCGgtgcgatagcgatctacgagctctgAGGGCACGTGGCTGACTCAGCGGTAGGATGAAAGGCGTTGAGCCCCAACTTTACGCACGCGTTCGCGCGCGAGATTCCACGCGCTCACGCGCCTATGCGCTACCACGTGACGGCCGGAGACGGCGCGCCAGGCGAAGCGCGCGCGTTCGGAAAGATCTGGCTATGCCAGATATTTTTACACGCGCCGGAAGTTGCTCCCTCGGCAGCAGCCAATCAAACGCCGCTGCCGCGGGCTTCCGCtcctcctgtctctcagccgcaATGGCCGCCCTCTGCAAGTTGTCGGCGATGGCGGTCAATAACGAAAAACTAATCTCTTGTGTGGCCAGCCGGACGTCCTTGTGGCTGGCCACGCACAAGGACCACAAGAATCGGCAAGTCAAAGATGCCCTGTGGAAAGAAGTGGGTCAAATAATGTATCCGGGGAAGGCCAGCAAAGGTACGTACGGCGCGTTTCCGCCGGCTTGACAGGTTGGGTTGAAAGCAGTGGCTGATATTTCATTTCGTCTACGCAGAGTGCATCACTGCGCTGCAAAAGCGCTGGAAGTTTTTGCGGGACAAGTTCCGAAGGCTGTTCGTGCTagcccagaaaaaaaagaaaagcggcaTGGGCGCGGAAGACGCCGACTCCGACACTGAAGATGAGGGCGATGAAGGGAACCAGCCTGCCGACAGTCTAGTGCAGCCGGCTTCGTGGCCCTTTTACGAGCAGCTGGTGTTCCTACGCGACACCATGACCTTCCGAGAGTAAGTTTATTGACGCTTTTATTGGCATTACGAACTAGCGAAAGAGAAAAGCTCGCGTATTTTTCGCGTTGAATAAAGTAGCTTGTGATTGTGAGCCTTGCCGCTTTCGGGAATGCTGGGGAAAGTTGCTAATACGCCACAAAATTTTACACGAAACGCGACGAGTAAAGGTAAGAACGCACAAAGAGTGCTTCTTGCGTATGTGTATTTCTGTCCTGTACACACCCAATGTGCATACTTTGGCGCCGTGCCCCGCGTTCCCGCACCAGAATAGTCTTGATTATtgaaagctaaaaattgcttgcaACAGTACCAAAACCGCATCTGTAACGTGCGGTGTAATGCGAGGGTTAAACTAGGGATGCTCTAAAAGTGGAAACCTACAGTAATTAAAACTTGCTTGATTATGTCACGCTGAAGCCAACAAAAGTGAGCATTTTATTGCTCACAGTGATTGGTGGGGCCGCTCATTAGAGAAGCAGTTTTGTCCAGATGCAGAAGTGATTCCCTTGCAGTTCTTGGAAGCATATAGAAATTCTAGACTACTCAGATGTACAAGTGGTGCCAAAGGTGCCCAAACCCTGTTGCATACAGTCATTATACTGGACATCTTTCAGACAGCTGTAGAGGATGCAAACAGGGGGCAGATCTTGCACATACATTATGGGAATTGCTTCGAGCTATCTCTTAGAACTACATCATTGTTAGTGATGAGCAGTGGGAGACTGCTCCTCAGCTCAGATccggcagatcagctctgggacATTCAGTTAGCCGAAGACTCTGCTAGGACCCAAAGGCACCTGGCTGATGCCTAGGATGGAAGGCTAGCCCTACTAAACTGGACAAAGAAATCTACTTTCCCTCTCCCCCCTtataatgaaaaacaaaacaattataGTGTTCGCACACACTATGCTGTAGTGTAACAAGCATGCATTTATTAACAATGGGAATGTTGGCATGTTTGACGTTGCATTAACGATTGCCTGTGTAAACACACTAACTTGCTGAAAGGGTCTGCCGGCAGCCGCAAGTTAAAAAAGGAACTCAGAATGGCATGCGAGATCCATGAGGCGTTCTGTATAACACAATGCAGCAATGAGTGTGCTAGTACACAAACTATGGTTGTAAGAAGCATACATTTATTAACAGTGGGAATATTTTGCCATCTTTCAGGGCAAACATTGACACTTTATTACACACCTATACCCTAATACATACACCTTAATTTTTGCTGTGCAGGACTTCTGGAAATTTCGAGTCCCAGAGGAGGCAAAGGAAGGAGGACGTTCGACAGGTGGCACGGCAGGAGACTCCGGAAACCCTTTTTAGAGACATGTGTCCGAGCCAGTTTGACACCATCGAGTTAGATCAGACTGATGACCCCGCTGATCTCTATCCAGCGCCGGCGGTGTCAGTTGAGTGTAGTCCGTCGCTACTGGAACAAGGAATGTCATCCCTTGAAGCTACGCAGTCAAGTGAGTCGGCACCATCACCGCTGGGAACTGCGTCACCGCTTGGGTTGGCGGCAACGTCACTGGAAAGCCAGGGGTCCAGCCTTGCCAGCATGTCTGTGATGCAGCCAcccaaaaaaagacaaaagaaagacGACAATGACAGTTTACTTGTAGAGCACCTTGGAAAACTTACAAACAGTCTAGAGGACCAGGACGACCATCACTATTTTGCATTGTCGCTCGTGAAATCAATGAGAAAAGTAAAAAAGGAAGACCACTTGCGCATGCGCATGAAGATTCTGGAAGTGATCCAGCAATTTAACAGTAGCTGAAGTGTGGTGCTTCTTGTCCTTAGAGCTGACAAAGCGTGGGCATAGAGAATGAGGCATGTTGCAATATGAGGCATGGTGCAATATGAGTGGGCCAACATTACATGGCTAAACATGATTCAGGGTGTCTTTGCTATTAAAGGAGAAGTTTACCTTCAGCGAAATGGGTGCAGCCCCTGCTCTTCCAAGCGCTTCAGGGCCCCTTGTTTGGAGACTCCGGGCTGGTGCCACTGCCACGGTACCTCTCCAGCGCTGCTGCAAAAGTAGGCCGAGAAAAGCGTCCTGGCATCCGCAGCATCTGCACTGAAGTTCCGTGACTGGGATCCCTGAAGCGGGAAATAGCAGGGGTCCACATGCCCCTGCCCCGACGTCTGCTGGATGCCCTGCCTCCACCGTCCTGGAACCACATTTCCGAACCTGTCCTCTTGGTCGAGGATCTGGTCCGATTCCTCATTTAGGACCGCTAAGAAATTATGCAGTACACATGCTGCCTTCACTACATAATCCACATTCTTGGGGAGAAGCTGAATGGTGCGGAGCAGTATGCGCCACCTGGTCGCTGTGATGCCGAAGGCGTTTTCAGCACATTTCCTGGTAAAATGAAATAATAGTACAAAACAGGTTTTAGAAGCAGCCACCTTTCAAAGCCAATTCATTAGACTATTCTTTAAAACTGCAGCTACAAGAATGGCAACGTAAAATGGGCACAGTGCTCATAAGCTCGCGTTTTTTTAGAATAAAAGCCCTATGCTCATTAATTGTACATAAAGAAATCTTTTGCACTTATTTCTGTACGGCCTTCTTAAGAAGCAACGTGAACAGCTAATTCAAATCAGCAGTTATGTTTGTAATGTAAGGTTAATCACAAGTCGCACAAGCTGCTACGCATGCCCTATTTTTCTGAGCTGGGTAAAGGACACTTGTTATTGAGATGGGGTCACAAACATTGTCCACGGTGCACACCTCAATTTGACTTGTGCTTGCGAGATCGTTTTGTCATAATGATGGTTTGTACTAAGTTTGGTGAGCTTTTTATGTGCCCCTGCTGTTTTTGGATGTTTTTCCTCTGAACTGTTTTCGTTCAGCTGCTTTGTCGGCAAGTTAGAGCCACTGTTCTTGAGCTACGGGGTTGACTATATGCACTATATTGTGAAATTAGAGCCACTGTTTTTAAGCTATGTATTTtgtgttcattgtttttatttttcttcatcgaTGTCTTGTGCGAAGTGTGCATTAAATGTTATTTCAAGTGCTTTCTGTGTTTGTATAAAATTGAGTATGGCAGGCTCAGCATACCCAAAGAAAGTGCCTGATATCATACCGTGCTCGGCTTAGTCTGTAATTGAACACTCTTCGTTCATCTTCAAGGAGTCTAGCAGGGAAAGGGCGCATAAAGTCGCGCCGCAGCTGGAACGCTTCATCCCCGACGAAAGCGTACGGCGCCACCTTTGTGGTGCCTGGGAGCTGCCCCAGTGAGGGGATGTCAAGCTGCCCTTCGGTTAGGGCCTTCCCAAACTTCGTGTTGTTGAACACTCCGCCGTCACTCTGGCGGCCCTCTGCCCCAATATCGACCAGCACGAACTTCGAAGAGCTGTCGACCACGGCCATCAGCACAATGGAGAAAGTACCCTGCAGCAGTAGGCGTCAAACCAAACATTAGCACATGTAAAGTTGTATGTGTAGGTGGGACCTACAATAATAAGCGATTACAAAGAAAAAGTATGACAAAATTTACAAAATCACCTATGCTGGCCACGCATTTATTTGTACCAGCTCATTGTGAAAGATTTCTGGCATGCACAGTGATAATTTAATTTAGCCGTAAGGGCTCTGAAAAACACCTCTGTTGAAA
The nucleotide sequence above comes from Rhipicephalus microplus isolate Deutch F79 chromosome 2, USDA_Rmic, whole genome shotgun sequence. Encoded proteins:
- the LOC142796365 gene encoding uncharacterized protein LOC142796365, coding for MGAEDADSDTEDEGDEGNQPADSLVQPASWPFYEQLVFLRDTMTFRETSGNFESQRRQRKEDVRQVARQETPETLFRDMCPSQFDTIELDQTDDPADLYPAPAVSVECSPSLLEQGMSSLEATQSSESAPSPLGTASPLGLAATSLESQGSSLASMSVMQPPKKRQKKDDNDSLLVEHLGKLTNSLEDQDDHHYFALSLVKSMRKVKKEDHLRMRMKILEVIQQFNSS